A genomic window from Macaca mulatta isolate MMU2019108-1 chromosome 19, T2T-MMU8v2.0, whole genome shotgun sequence includes:
- the LOC144336686 gene encoding uncharacterized protein LOC144336686, with amino-acid sequence MLRTEMPDMVRAALGPTQGTDECEQPGETLSWPGSPGCQTGLLHLACAPPPGPLCHDTSSLVTLPPPRSQVSTFQPQPLPSLGRRQLRAPLLASLPPLLLGILMVADFSLLPGITGSPLKHEEVEALNTAF; translated from the exons ATGCTGAGGACGGAAATGCCAGACATGGTTAGAGCAGCTCTGGGGCCCACCCAGGGCACGGACGAATGTGAACAGCCGGGGGAGACACTGAGCTGGCCCGGAAGCCCTGGCTGCCAGACTGGGCTGCTGCATCTGGCCTGTGCACCGCCCCCAGGCCCACTCTGCCATGACACGTCTTCCCTGGTGACCCTGCCGCCTCCGAGATCCCAG GTCTCCACGTTCCAGCCTCAACCCCTGCCCTCCCTGGGGAGAAGACAGCTCCGTGCCCCACTCCTCgcttctctgcctcctctcctcctcgGAATCCTGATGGTTGCGGACTTCTCCCTCCTCCCGGGGATAACAGGGTCCCCTCTGAAACATGAGGAGGTTGAGGCCCTGAACACAGCCTTTTAG
- the ELOF1 gene encoding transcription elongation factor 1 homolog — MGRRKSKRKPPPKKKMTGTLETQFTCPFCNHEKSCDVKMDRARNTGVISCTVCLEEFQTPITYLSEPVDVYSDWIDACEAANQ; from the exons ATGGGGCGCAGAAAGTCCAAACGAAAGCCGCCTCCCAAGAAGAAGATGACGGGCACCCTCGAGACCCAGTTCACCTGCCCCTTCTGCAACCACGAGAAATCCTGTGATGTGAAAAT GGACCGTGCCCGCAACACCGGAGTCATCTCTTGTACTGTGTGCCTAGAGGAATTCCAGACGCCCATAACGT ATCTGTCAGAACCCGTGGATGTGTACAGTGATTGGATAGACGCCTGCGAGGCAGCCAATCAGTAG
- the CNN1 gene encoding calponin-1 isoform X2 has translation MDGLKDGIILCEFINKLQPGSVKKINESTQNWHQLENIGNFIKAITKYGVKPHDIFEANDLFENTNHTQVQSTLLALASMAKTKGNKVNVGVKYAEKQERKFEPEKLREGRNIIGLQMGTNKFASQQGMTAYGTRRHLYDPKLGTDQPLDQATISLQMGTNKGASQAGMTAPGTKRQIFEPGLGMEHCDTLNVSLQMGSNKGASQRGMTVYGLPRQVYDPKYCLTPEYPELGEPAHNHHAHNYYNSA, from the exons ATGGACGGCCTCAAAGACGGCATCATTCTTTGCGA ATTCATCAATAAGCTGCAGCCAGGCTCTGTGAAGAAGATCAATGAGTCAACCCAAAATTGGCACCAG CTGGAGAACATTGGCAACTTCATCAAGGCCATCACCAAGTATGGGGTGAAGCCCCACGACATCTTTGAGGCCAACGACCTGTTTGAGAACACCAATCATACACAGGTGCAGTCCACCCTTCTGGCTTTGGCCAGCATG GCCAAGACGAAAGGAAACAAGGTGAATGTGGGGGTGAAGTACGCAGAGAAGCAGGAGCGGAAATTCGAGCCGGAGAAGCTAAGAGAAGGGCGGAACATCATCGGGTTGCAG ATGGGCACCAACAAGTTTGCCAGCCAGCAGGGCATGACGGCCTACGGCACCCGGCGCCACCTCTACGACCCCAAGCTGGGCACGGACCAGCCTCTGGACCAGGCGACCATCAGCCTGCAGATGGGCACCAACAAAGGAGCCAGCCAG GCTGGCATGACCGCGCCAGGGACCAAGCGGCAGATCTTCGAGCCGGGGCTGGGCATGGAGCACTGCGACACGCTCAATGTCAGCCTGCAGATGGGCAGCAACAAGGGCGCCTCGCAGCGGGGCATGACGGTGTATGGGCTGCCACGCCAGGTCTATGACCCCAAGTACTGTCTGACGCCTGAGTACCCGGAGCTGGGCGAGCCCGCCCACAACCACCACGCACATAACTACTACAATTCCGCCTAG